The Microcella flavibacter DNA segment GATCCTCGCCTGCCACTGGCGGCACCCCCTCGACGACGGCCCGCTCACCGGCGACCGCGTGCACGCCGCCCTGGCGATGCGCGACCTGCCGCTCATCGTCCAGCACGCCGAGGACGACCTCCTGATCGACATCTACTCGCCCGACGACCGCTCGGTCGCGGTGCGGACGGGACTGCTATGAGACGCATCGGAGTGGTCGTGCCCGCGCGCGACGAGGAGGACCTGGTCGAGCGCTGCCTGCGCTCGGTCGTCACGGCGGCCGAGGCCGTCGTGGGCGCCGAGGTGGTCGTGGTGCTCGTGGCCGATGGATGCACCGACCGCACCGCCGCGATCGCCCGCACGATCCCCGGCGTCGAGGTCATGGTCGTACGGGCCGCGGGCGTCGGCGCCGCCCGCGAGCTCGGCGCCCGCCGCGCCATCGCGCGGGGCTGCTCGTGGATCGCCTGCACCGACGCCGACTCGGAGGTGCCTGCCGCGTGGCTCGTCGAGCAGCTGCGCCTCGAGTCGCTCGGCTGGGACGGCATGATCGGCACGGTGCGCCCCGACGTCGCCGACCTCAGCGAGGTCGAGCAGGAGCACTGGCTGGCGACCCACCACCAGGGGCACCCGAACGGCCACGTGCACGGCGCCAACCTCGGCGTGCGCACGGCCTCGTTCGTGCGCGTCGGCGGGTTCCGCGCGCTCGCCGAGCACGAGGACGTCGACCTGGTCGAGCGCCTGCGCGCCTCGGGCGCCTGGCTGATCGACTCGGACGAGGTCGAGGTGACGACCTCGGGTCGCCGCGAGGGCCGCACGGTCGGCGGCTACGCCGGGCACCTGCGGCGGGTCGCCGCGATGCTCGGCGACATGGATCCGGCGGTCGTCTAGCCCGGCTAGAAGAGTGTTGGGGCCGTCGCCGGCGCACGTTCTGCGCGGGTGAGAAGGTCGAAAAAACGATGGTTCACGAAGAGCATGTGCTTACCGACGCGCAGAGCCAGGAGAATATTCGCGTCGCTCAGGAGTCGAAGCCATTTCGTGGCGGTCGGTCGAGAGACGCCGCAGCGATCCATGACCGTGGAAATACGGCAGTAAGGCTGTTCGAACAGCACGTCGAGCAGGTCGGCGTTCGCTCTACTGGGCAGGATCGAGCGCAGTTCGCCCTGCATCTCACGATGCACCGTCTGAATGTCATCGATCTTCTCGATGGTCGAGAGCGCCGTCTCCCGGACGGCATCCAGCATGAAGGACGTCCAGTCCTCCCACGCCTGCTCCGCCGTTACCGCGAGAAGCAGCCGGTAATACTCGGCCTTGTTCTGAATGATGAACCGGGACATGTAGAGCACGGGTTCGCGGAGGAGACCCCGCTCGACGAGCACGAGGATGTTGGCGATCCTCCCGGTTCGCCCATTCCCGTCCGCGAAGGGGTGAATCGCTTCGAACTGGTAGTGCGTCAGCGCCATGGCGACGAGAGGGTCGAAGGACTGGGCTGTGTGGAGAAAGCGCGTCATCTCACCGAGGCGCTCGTGCAGGAGCGCCTGTCCTTCCGGCGGAGTGTAGATGGCCGCTTTCGTCACGGGGTTGCCGACGAACGTGCCGGGGAGATCGCGGACTCGCATGTCGCGCCCGTGAATCGTGGAGCAGACATCGATGAGCGTCTGAGTGGACAGGGGGCGTCGGCGCACGCTCTCCACCCCCTCGAACAGAGCCTGCCGGTATCGCAGAGCTTCCTTCGCCTCGGGCCGTGCTGAATCTGCGCCGAAGTTCTCCGCGGCGAACAGCTCGTCCGCCGTCGTAACGATGTTCTCGATCTCCGAGCTCGCTTGTGCTTCGAGAAGGGGGATCGCGTTCAGGAGAACGGTGGGATTCGGAATTCGCTGAGCTGCTTGGTCGAGGCCCGCGAGTGCGGCCCGAGCCTCGGCGACGAGCTTGAGAACACGTTTCGACTCGACATCCTTGGCAGGCGGGAGGTCGGGCAGGTCGTTGAAGGGCTCACCCGCGTTCCATGTCATGGTGAAAGTGTATGCACACATGCGGCCGACGTGTAAAAAATACTCCCTAAGTTTTACATGACGCGCTCACGTTCGCCGCGGCACGACGGCCCCGGCGCATCCACCACCACAGGGATGCGTCGGGGCCGTCGCCGGCCGCGCGCGGAGGCGCGGCCGCGGGATCAGCCGCGCGGGACGAGCCGCTGCAGCTGCGTGACGTGGGCGGGCTCGAGCTCGTCGAGCGAGGTCACGCCGAGCAGACGCATGGTGCGCGCGATCTGCTCGCCGAGGATGCCGATGGCGCGGTCGACGCCGTCGCGCCCGCCCGCCATGAGGCCGTAGAGGTAGGCGCGGCCGATGAGCGTGAAGCGCGCGCCGAGGGCGACGCTCGCCACGATGTCGGCGCCGGACATGATGCCCGTGTCGAGGTGCACCTCGGTGTCCTTGCCGACCTCGCGCACGACCTCGGGCAGCAGGTGGAAGGGGATGGGCGCGCGGTCGAGCTGGCGGCCGCCGTGGTTCGAGAGCGTGATGCCGTCGACGCCGAGGGCGGCGAGGCGCTTCGCGTCGTCGACCGTCTGCACGCCCTTGACGACGAGCTTGCCGGGCCACTGCTGCTTGATCCAGCGCAGGTCGTCGTAGGTGACGGTGGGGTCGAACATGGTGTCGAGCAGCTCGCCGACGGTGCCCGACCACTTCGAGAGGCTCGCGAAGGCGAGCGGCTCGGTGGTGAGGAAGTTGATCCACCACTCCGGGCGCGGGATGGCGTTGATGACGGTGCCCGCGGTGAGCTGCGGGGGGATCGAGAAGCCGTTGCGCTTGTCGCGCAGGCGCGCGCCGGCGACGGGCACGTCGACGGTGACGAGCAGGGTGTCGAAGCCGGCCGCCGCGGCCCGGTCGACGAGGGCCATCGAGCGCTCGCGGTCCTTCCACATGTACAGCTGGAACCAGTTGCGACCGTTCGGCCCGCCCGCCGCCGCGACGTCCTCGACGCTCGTCGTGCCCATCGTCGACAGCGAGAAGGGGATGCCCGCCGCGGCCGCCGCGGAGGCTCCGGCCACCTCGCCCTCCGCGTGCATCATGCGCGTGAACCCGGTCGGCGCGATGCCGAAGGGCAGCTCGACGCGCTTGCCGAGCACGTCCCAGCCGGTGTCGACGTGGCTGACGTCGCGCAGGATCGCCGGGTGGAACTCGATGTCCTCGAAGGCCTGCCGGGCGCGGGTGATGCTGATCTCGGCCTCGGCGGCGCCCTCGGTGTAGTCGAAGGCCGCCTTCGGGGTGCGCCGCTGCGCGATCGCGCGCAGGTCGGCGATCGTCAGCGCCTCGGTCAGCCGGCGCCGCTTGGCGTTGAGGTCGGGCTTCTTGAAGTTCATGAGCGGCGCGAGGTCGCGCGGGTTCGGGAAGCGTCTCTGCATGATCGGTCTCTCGGTCGAGGGCGGCGGGGTTAGGGCTGTCGGCGGGGTCAGGGCGCGCTGTGCGTGCGCAAATGCAGGAGATCGGCGACGATCGTCGGCGTGTCGCCGCAGGAGCTCGTCGTGTCGCGCGCGGATCTCCTGCATTCGTGCACGGCCGGGGCGGGACGGAACAGGGCGGGGGCGGTCACGGGGCGGGCCGGGTGGCGTCGTAGTGGCCGAGCAGGCGGTCGCGGGCTCCGGCGATGTGGGCGCGGGTGAGCTCGGCGGCGAGCTCGGCGTCGCCGGCGGCGACGGCATCCAGGATCCCCCGGTGCTGGGCGATGACGTCGTCGATGCCGAGCAGGCGGTGCGACTGCACCTGGCCCGTGCAGAGCTCGATCTCGCCCATGAGCAGGGCGTGCAGCTTGACGAGGCGCGGCGAGCGCTGGGCCTCCACGAGCGCGCGGTGGAACGCGATGTCGGCGCGCGCGAGCGGGGCGGTGTCGTCGCCGCCGGCGGCCTGCTCGAGCGCGCGCTGGGCGGCGAGCGCGGCGGCGGGCACGACCCCGTCGGCCGCGAGGGTGCGTAGGGCCTCGGCCTCGACGACCGAGCGGGTGGCGTAGAGGTCGACGATGTCGTCGCGGGTGAGCTCGGGAACCCGCGCGGTCTTATGCGCCGCGCGCCGCAGCAGCCCCTCGGCGACGAGCCGCTCGAGGGCGACCTTCGCGGTGGGGCGCGCGACGCCGAAGCGGTCGGCGATGGCCTGCTCGGTGACGGCGCTGCCGGGCGCTTCGCGCTGCGTGAGGATGCTCTCGCGCAGCGCCTCGTACACCGCATCGGGCACGGTGGTCACGGCCAGGGCCTCACTGCTCATGCCGCGACAGTAGCAGATTGTTATACAAGTGCACGAGAGGGCCGTGCGCGGTCGGACGGCCGGGAATCGCCTGCGCGCGCGGGCGCGCGGCGGGGGCCGCGACCGCTACGGTCGGAGCATGATGCCCCGCGCCGCCCGCCGCACCGCGACGATCCGCGCGGCGGTGCGCGCGTGAGCGCGGTGCTGCCCCGCTCCGGCGTCGTGCTGGGCGTCGCCTCGCTCGTGCTGGGCGAGGGCATGACCCCCGAGATCGGGCGCGAGGTCGTGCGGGCCGCCGTCGAGGCGGGCGCCGCGGCCATCGACACCGCCCGGGCCTACGCCACGGTCGACGACGACGCCGCGGGCGAGCGCCTGGCCGCGACGGCGCGCGAGGTCGAGCCGGGCATCCCGCTCATCACCAAGGCCGGGCACTTCCGACTGGGCACCGCCGCCTGGGACGCGGACGGCAGCGCCGAGCGCCTGCGCCGCGACGCCGAGCGCAGCCGCGAGGTCTTCGGCGCCCCGCCCTCGCTGCTGCTGCTGCACCGCGCCGACCGCGTCGACGACGTGCTCGCCTCGTTGCGGGTGCTCGCCGAGCTGCGCGACGAGGGCGTCGTCGAGGCGATCGGGCTGTCGAACGCCTCCGTCGAGCTGCTCGAGGCCGCCGCCGGCGTCACGACCATCGACGCCGTGCAGAACCGCCTCGGCCTCGGCGTCGACCCGATCGCCGAGTACCGCTTCTGCCACGAGCACGGCATCGACTTCCTCGCCTACGCGCCCTTCGGCGGGCCCCGCGCCGCGCCGCTCGCGACGCGCATCCCGCACGTCGCCGCCCTCGCGATGGGCCGCGGCGCCTCCATCCACCGCCTCGCGCTCGCCGCCATGATCGACGCGCTGCCCGGCCTCTGGCCGGTCATCGGCTCGACCCGGGTCGAGACGGTGCGCGACTCGATCGCCGCGAGGCACGAGGTCGTCGACGACGAGCTGCGCACGGCGTTCCGCGACGACCTGCGGTCGCGCGGGGTCGGGCTGTAGGGGCGGGGTCGGGCGGATGAGCGCTCTGCACGGGATCGATATCGCGGCCGAGCTGCGCCAGATGACGGAGTACTGGACGCCCCGCGTCGTCGGGCGCGTCAACGATCAGTACGTGAAGGTGGCGAGACTCAAGGGCGAGCTGGTCTGGCATGCGCACGAGGCCGAGGACGAGATGTTCCTCGTGGTCTCCGGGCGCTTGCGCATCCAGTTCCGCGACCGGGATGAGGTCATGCTCACCCCCGGTCAGTTCACCGTCGTGCCGCGCGGCGTGCAGCACAATCCGGTCGCCGACGATGAGGTCGAGATCGTCCTCATCGAGACGGTCACGACCGCCCACACGGGCGATGTCGTCGTCGACGCCACGGTGTCGATTGAGCGGCAACTCGGCGACCTCCGCTGAGGCGCGTCAGCCTCCGCTGCTCGCCCGCACGACGAGCTCCGGCTGGAACACCACGGTGCGCGGCTCGAGCCCGGAGTCGTCCGACTCCTCGAGCAGCATGCGCAGCGCGGTCGCGCCGATGAGGTGGCTGGGCTGGCGCACCGAGGTGAGCGGCACGACGGCCGCGGCGGCGAAGTCGATGTCGTCGTAGCCGACGAGGGCGATCTCGCCGGGCACGCGCACCGAGCCGGTCATGACGAGGGCCTGCAGCACGCCGACGGCGAGCAGGTCGTTGACGGCGAAGACGGCGTCGGGACGGGCATCCACCGATCGCGACAGCAGCTGCTCGCCGGCGCGGCGGCCGTCGAGCACGGTGAGCCCGTCGGCCTCGACGACCTCGATGGTCGCGTCGCTCACGCCGGCGGCGGCGCGGCGGGCCCCGGCGAGGCGATCGGCGACCTGCCGGATGCCCGGCCGGCCCACGAGCACGGCGATGCGCCGCCGACCCTGCTCGAGCAGGTGCCGCACCGCGAGCTCGCCGCCCGCGACGTCGTCGACCGAGACCGACGACAGCCCGGATCCGGCGACCGAGCGGTCGACCACCACGGTGGGGGTGCCGCGCGACCGCAGCCGCGCGAGGCGCTCGCTCACGTCGCCCAGCGGCGAGATGAGCACGCCGCGCACCCGCTGCTCGTCGAAGAGGTCGAGGTAGGCGGCCTCGCGTTCGGGGCTCTCGTCGCTGTTGCCGAGGATGACGGCGAGGCCGTGCTCGGCGGCGGCGTCCTCAGCCCCGCGGGCGAGCTCGGTGAAGAAGGGGTTGCGCACGTCGAGCACGACGAGGCCGACGGTGCCGCTGCGGCCGGCGCGCAGCTGGCGGGCGGCGTCGTTGCGCACGAAGCCGAGCTCGGCGATGGCGGCGTGCACGCGCTCGACGGTGGCGGGGGTGACGCGCTCGGGGCGGTTGAGCACGTTGGAGACGGTGCCGACGGAGACGCCCGCGCGCTGCGCGACGTCTCGGATGCCGGGGGCGACCATGCCCCCACCGTAGCGCTCGCGAGGCCCGCCCGCCCTTGACGTGGATCGTTTCATCTGCCATAAATGAAACGATTCACTCTGCGCCGCACGGCGCCGCCCCGTCCGTTTGCACCACCGCACCGAGAGCAGCAGCGTCAATGACGACCTTCGACCAGATCACCGACCGTCTCGCCGCCCAGGCGATCGAGCTCCCCTCCTGGGCCTTCGGCAACTCGGGCACCCGGTTCCGCGTCTTCGGCACGCCCGGCACGCCGCGCGACCCCTTCGAGAAGATCGCCGACGCCGCCCAGGTGCACGCGCACACCGGCCTCGCCCCGAGCGTCGCGCTGCACATCCCGTGGGACGAGGTGGACGACTACGGGGTGCTGCGCGCCCACGCCGAGGAGCACGGCGTCGCGCTCGGCACCATCAACTCGAACACCTTCCAGGACGAGGAGTACAAGTTCGGCTCGCTCGCCGCGAGCGACCCGACGGCCCGTCAGCGCGCCATCGATCACCACTTCGACTGCATCGACGTCATGCACGCCACGGGCTCGCGCGACCTGAAGATCTGGCTCGCCGACGGCACGAACTACGCAGGGCAGGACGACATGCGGCGCCGACAGGACAACCTCGCCGAGAGCCTCGCCACGATCTACGCCCGCCTCGGCGACGAGCACCGCCTCGTGCTCGAGTACAAGTTCTTCGAGCCGGCGTTCTACCACACCGATGTTCCCGACTGGGGGACGAGCTACGCGCAGGTGGCGGCCCTCGGCGACAAGGCGATGGTGTGCCTCGACACCGGCCACCACGCGCCCGGCACCAACATCGAGTTCATCGTCATGCAGCTGCTGCGCCTCGGCAAGCTCGGCTCGTTCGACTTCAACTCGCGCTACTACGCCGACGACGACCTCATCGTCGGCTCGGCCGACCCCTTCCAGTTGTTCCGCATCATGGTCGAGGTGGTGCGCGGCGGCGGGCTCGACGCCGACTCCGGCGTCGCCTTCATGCTCGACCAGTGCCACAACGTCGAGGAGAAGATCCCCGGCCAGATCCGCAGCGTGCTCAACGTGCAGGAGATGACCGCCCGCGCGCTGCTCATCGACCGCGAGGCGCTCGACGCGGCGCAGCGCGCGAACGACGTGCTCGGCGCGAACGGCATCCTCATGGACGCCTTCTACACGGATGTCCGGCCGATGCTCGCCGAGTGGCGCGCGTCGCGCGGCCTGCCCGCCGACCCCATGGCCGCCTACGCCGCGAGCGGCTACTACGACCGCATCGTCGCCGAGCGCGTGGGCGGGACGCAGGCGGGGTGGGGCGCGTGAGAGTCGCGTTCCGCCTGCGCGTGCGCCCCGAGCTGCTCGACGAGTACCGCGCCGTGCACTCGCCCGTGCGCCGCGAGATGCTCGAGACGATCGCCGCGAGCGGTCGGCGCAACTACTCGCTCTTCCTCGACGAGTCTGACGGCACGCTCTTCGGCTACTACGAGGTCGACGATGACGCGGCCGCGCAGGCCTCGCTCGCCGAGAGCCCCGTCGCCTCGGCCTGGGAGGCCGAGATGAGCCGCTTCTTCCTGCCCGTCGACGGCGCCGCGCCCGACGACTCAGCCCCCGGCCGCGCCGACCAGGCCGCCTGCCGCCTCACCGAGGTCTTCCACCTCGCCGACCAACTCGAAAGCGCCTGACGCCATGACCTCCGATAGCCCGAATTCCGCGAAGCACGACCTCATCGCCCGCTCGAACCGCCTCGGCGCCGAGCCCCACATCACCAACTACGCCGGCGGCAACACCAGCGCCAAGGGCGTCGAGACCGACCCCGTCACGGGCGAGCCCGTCGAGCTGCTGTGGGTGAAGGGATCCGGCGGCGACCTCGGCACCCTCACCGAGCAGGGCCTCGCGGTGCTGCGCCTCGACCGCATGCGCGCCCTCGTCGACGTCTACCCCGGCCTCGAGCGCGAGGACGAGATGGTCGCGGCCTTCGACTTCTGCCTGCACGGCAAGGGCGGGGCGGCCCCCAGCATCGACACGGCGATGCACGGTCTGGTGGATGCGCCCCACGTCGACCACCTGCACCCCGACGCGGGCATCGCGATCGCGACCGCGGCCGACGGCGAGCAGCTCACGGCCGAGATCTTCGGTGGGAGGGTCGTCTGGGTTCCGTGGCGCCGGCCCGGATTCCAGCTCGGCCTCGACATCGCCGCCGTCAAGGAGGCGAACCCCGACGCGATCGGCTGCATCCTCGGCGGCCACGGGATCACCGCCTGGGGGGAGACGAGCGAGGAGAGCGAGCGGAACAGCCGCTGGATCATCGACACCGCGCAGGCGCACATCGACGCGCACGGCGACGCCGCGCCGTTCGGCGGGGAGCGCGCGGGCTTCGGGCCGCTGAGCGCCGACGAGCGCCGGGCGAAGGCCGCGGCGCTCGCACCCACGATCCGAGGGCTGGCCAGCCACGACCGCCCCATGGTGGGCCACTTCAGCGATGACGATCGGGTGCTGCACTTCCTCGCCAGCGAGAAGGCCCCGGCGCTCGCCGAGCTGGGCACGAGCTGCCCGGATCACTTCCTGCGCACGAAGGTCAAGCCGATGCTGCTCGACCTGCCCGCCGACGCGGGGGTGGAGGAGAGCATCCAGCGCCTCACGGAGCTGCACGAGCAGTACCGCGCCGATTACACGGCGTACTACGCGCGCTGGAGCTCAGAGAATCGCGATAGCGATTCCGCGACGCCAGCGCCGAGCGAGCCTGCGAGCGAGGTTCGCAACTCGTGCCCGGCGATCCGCGGCGCCGACCCGCTCATCGTGCTCGTGCCGGGCGTCGGCATGTTCAGCTTCGGCGCGAACAAGCAGACCGCGCGCGTGGCCGGCGAGTTCTACCTCAACGCCATCAACGTCATGCGCGGCGCCGAGGCGCTCAGCACCTACGCGCCGATCAGCGACGCCGAGAAGTTCCGCATCGAGTACTGGGCGCTCGAGGAGGCCAAGCTGCAGCGCATGCCCACGCCGAAGAGCCACGCCACCCGCGTGGCGCTCGTCACGGGCGCCGCGAGCGGCATCGGCAAGGCCATCGCGACGCGCCTCGCGGCCGAGGGAGCGTGCGTCGTCATCGCCGACCTCGACCTGGAGAAGGCCCAGGCCGCGGCGGCCGAGCTCGGCTCGAGCGACGTCGCGATCGGCGTGCAGGCGAACGTCACCGACGCCGCCGCCATCGATCGGGCGATCCAGGATGCCGTGCTCGCGTTCGGCGGCATCGACATCGTCGTGAACAACGCCGGGCTGTCGCTCTCGAAGCCGCTGCTCGACACCACCGAGGCCGACTGGGATCTGCAGCACGACGTCATGGCCAAGGGCTCCTTCCTCGTCTCGAAGGCCGCCGCGCGCGTGCTCATCGATCAGGGTATGGGCGGCGACGTCATCTACATCTCGAGCAAGAACTCGGTCTTCGCCGGCCCCAACAACATCGCCTACTCGGCGACGAAGGCCGACCAGGCGCACCAGGTGCGGCTGCTCGCCGTCGAGCTCGGCGAGCACGGCGTCAAGGTCAACGGCATCAACCCCGACGGGGTCGTGCGGGGCTCCGGCATCTTCGCGAGCGGCTGGGGCGCGAACCGCGCCGCGACCTACGGCGTCGACGAGCAGGACCTCGGAAAGTTCTACGCGCAGCGCACCATCCTCAAGCGCGAGGTGCTGCCCGAGCACGTCGCAAACGCGGTCGCCGTGCTGACCGGTCCCGACCTCTCGCACACCACGGGCCTGCACATCCCGGTCGACGCGGGCGTCGCGGCCGCGTTCCTGCGGTAGTCGTGGCGGGCATCCACGGCGGGGCCGAAAGCGGGGCCATCCACGTCGCCGCCGTCGACCTCGGCGCGACGAGCGGCCGCGTCATGCGCGCGATCGTGACGGCCGAGCGCGTCGAGATGGTCGAGGTCGCGCGGTTCCCGAACGGACCGATCGAGCGCGCCGACGGACTGCACTGGGACATCGAGGCGCTGCGCGGGCACATCATGGCCGGGCTGCGGCAGGCCTTCGCCGACGACCCGCTCATCACCTCGGTCGGCATCGACTCGTGGGCCGTCGACTACGGCCTGGTCGCCGAGGGGGCGCTGCTGGGCGAGCCGTTCCACTACCGC contains these protein-coding regions:
- a CDS encoding glycosyltransferase, producing the protein MRRIGVVVPARDEEDLVERCLRSVVTAAEAVVGAEVVVVLVADGCTDRTAAIARTIPGVEVMVVRAAGVGAARELGARRAIARGCSWIACTDADSEVPAAWLVEQLRLESLGWDGMIGTVRPDVADLSEVEQEHWLATHHQGHPNGHVHGANLGVRTASFVRVGGFRALAEHEDVDLVERLRASGAWLIDSDEVEVTTSGRREGRTVGGYAGHLRRVAAMLGDMDPAVV
- a CDS encoding Fic family protein, which codes for MTWNAGEPFNDLPDLPPAKDVESKRVLKLVAEARAALAGLDQAAQRIPNPTVLLNAIPLLEAQASSEIENIVTTADELFAAENFGADSARPEAKEALRYRQALFEGVESVRRRPLSTQTLIDVCSTIHGRDMRVRDLPGTFVGNPVTKAAIYTPPEGQALLHERLGEMTRFLHTAQSFDPLVAMALTHYQFEAIHPFADGNGRTGRIANILVLVERGLLREPVLYMSRFIIQNKAEYYRLLLAVTAEQAWEDWTSFMLDAVRETALSTIEKIDDIQTVHREMQGELRSILPSRANADLLDVLFEQPYCRISTVMDRCGVSRPTATKWLRLLSDANILLALRVGKHMLFVNHRFFDLLTRAERAPATAPTLF
- a CDS encoding alpha-hydroxy acid oxidase, translating into MQRRFPNPRDLAPLMNFKKPDLNAKRRRLTEALTIADLRAIAQRRTPKAAFDYTEGAAEAEISITRARQAFEDIEFHPAILRDVSHVDTGWDVLGKRVELPFGIAPTGFTRMMHAEGEVAGASAAAAAGIPFSLSTMGTTSVEDVAAAGGPNGRNWFQLYMWKDRERSMALVDRAAAAGFDTLLVTVDVPVAGARLRDKRNGFSIPPQLTAGTVINAIPRPEWWINFLTTEPLAFASLSKWSGTVGELLDTMFDPTVTYDDLRWIKQQWPGKLVVKGVQTVDDAKRLAALGVDGITLSNHGGRQLDRAPIPFHLLPEVVREVGKDTEVHLDTGIMSGADIVASVALGARFTLIGRAYLYGLMAGGRDGVDRAIGILGEQIARTMRLLGVTSLDELEPAHVTQLQRLVPRG
- a CDS encoding GntR family transcriptional regulator yields the protein MSSEALAVTTVPDAVYEALRESILTQREAPGSAVTEQAIADRFGVARPTAKVALERLVAEGLLRRAAHKTARVPELTRDDIVDLYATRSVVEAEALRTLAADGVVPAAALAAQRALEQAAGGDDTAPLARADIAFHRALVEAQRSPRLVKLHALLMGEIELCTGQVQSHRLLGIDDVIAQHRGILDAVAAGDAELAAELTRAHIAGARDRLLGHYDATRPAP
- a CDS encoding aldo/keto reductase, encoding MSAVLPRSGVVLGVASLVLGEGMTPEIGREVVRAAVEAGAAAIDTARAYATVDDDAAGERLAATAREVEPGIPLITKAGHFRLGTAAWDADGSAERLRRDAERSREVFGAPPSLLLLHRADRVDDVLASLRVLAELRDEGVVEAIGLSNASVELLEAAAGVTTIDAVQNRLGLGVDPIAEYRFCHEHGIDFLAYAPFGGPRAAPLATRIPHVAALAMGRGASIHRLALAAMIDALPGLWPVIGSTRVETVRDSIAARHEVVDDELRTAFRDDLRSRGVGL
- a CDS encoding cupin domain-containing protein yields the protein MSALHGIDIAAELRQMTEYWTPRVVGRVNDQYVKVARLKGELVWHAHEAEDEMFLVVSGRLRIQFRDRDEVMLTPGQFTVVPRGVQHNPVADDEVEIVLIETVTTAHTGDVVVDATVSIERQLGDLR
- a CDS encoding LacI family DNA-binding transcriptional regulator, producing MVAPGIRDVAQRAGVSVGTVSNVLNRPERVTPATVERVHAAIAELGFVRNDAARQLRAGRSGTVGLVVLDVRNPFFTELARGAEDAAAEHGLAVILGNSDESPEREAAYLDLFDEQRVRGVLISPLGDVSERLARLRSRGTPTVVVDRSVAGSGLSSVSVDDVAGGELAVRHLLEQGRRRIAVLVGRPGIRQVADRLAGARRAAAGVSDATIEVVEADGLTVLDGRRAGEQLLSRSVDARPDAVFAVNDLLAVGVLQALVMTGSVRVPGEIALVGYDDIDFAAAAVVPLTSVRQPSHLIGATALRMLLEESDDSGLEPRTVVFQPELVVRASSGG
- the rhaI gene encoding L-rhamnose isomerase, which translates into the protein MTTFDQITDRLAAQAIELPSWAFGNSGTRFRVFGTPGTPRDPFEKIADAAQVHAHTGLAPSVALHIPWDEVDDYGVLRAHAEEHGVALGTINSNTFQDEEYKFGSLAASDPTARQRAIDHHFDCIDVMHATGSRDLKIWLADGTNYAGQDDMRRRQDNLAESLATIYARLGDEHRLVLEYKFFEPAFYHTDVPDWGTSYAQVAALGDKAMVCLDTGHHAPGTNIEFIVMQLLRLGKLGSFDFNSRYYADDDLIVGSADPFQLFRIMVEVVRGGGLDADSGVAFMLDQCHNVEEKIPGQIRSVLNVQEMTARALLIDREALDAAQRANDVLGANGILMDAFYTDVRPMLAEWRASRGLPADPMAAYAASGYYDRIVAERVGGTQAGWGA
- a CDS encoding L-rhamnose mutarotase, yielding MRVAFRLRVRPELLDEYRAVHSPVRREMLETIAASGRRNYSLFLDESDGTLFGYYEVDDDAAAQASLAESPVASAWEAEMSRFFLPVDGAAPDDSAPGRADQAACRLTEVFHLADQLESA
- a CDS encoding bifunctional aldolase/short-chain dehydrogenase, with translation MTSDSPNSAKHDLIARSNRLGAEPHITNYAGGNTSAKGVETDPVTGEPVELLWVKGSGGDLGTLTEQGLAVLRLDRMRALVDVYPGLEREDEMVAAFDFCLHGKGGAAPSIDTAMHGLVDAPHVDHLHPDAGIAIATAADGEQLTAEIFGGRVVWVPWRRPGFQLGLDIAAVKEANPDAIGCILGGHGITAWGETSEESERNSRWIIDTAQAHIDAHGDAAPFGGERAGFGPLSADERRAKAAALAPTIRGLASHDRPMVGHFSDDDRVLHFLASEKAPALAELGTSCPDHFLRTKVKPMLLDLPADAGVEESIQRLTELHEQYRADYTAYYARWSSENRDSDSATPAPSEPASEVRNSCPAIRGADPLIVLVPGVGMFSFGANKQTARVAGEFYLNAINVMRGAEALSTYAPISDAEKFRIEYWALEEAKLQRMPTPKSHATRVALVTGAASGIGKAIATRLAAEGACVVIADLDLEKAQAAAAELGSSDVAIGVQANVTDAAAIDRAIQDAVLAFGGIDIVVNNAGLSLSKPLLDTTEADWDLQHDVMAKGSFLVSKAAARVLIDQGMGGDVIYISSKNSVFAGPNNIAYSATKADQAHQVRLLAVELGEHGVKVNGINPDGVVRGSGIFASGWGANRAATYGVDEQDLGKFYAQRTILKREVLPEHVANAVAVLTGPDLSHTTGLHIPVDAGVAAAFLR